A stretch of Gemmatimonas aurantiaca T-27 DNA encodes these proteins:
- the menC gene encoding o-succinylbenzoate synthase encodes MIRLEQITLREIRLPLREPFRISSGEVTERRITLLELRDVDGVTVWSEGVAGELPNYSPEAIDTAWIAITNWVAPRVLGREFAHPRDVFPALEADFRGNMMAKAAVEMGLWVLEAQRRGVPLASLLGGTRDAIATGISLGIQSSPERLVAKAQAAIAEGYRKVKIKIAPGQDIAYVRAAREALPDAPLMADANNAYTLDDLDLLAELDAFDLMMIEQPLAWDDLVQHATLQQRLRTPVCLDESITSLDRARDMVTLGAGRIVNIKPGRVGGFASSLAIHDYCFAQGIPVWCGGMLESGVGRACNVALASLPGFTKPGDLSPSARYWSQDVVTPEWTMTNDGMVPVPLHAPGLGVSVDVDRIDNLTVRRVVLH; translated from the coding sequence ATGATCCGACTCGAACAGATCACGCTTCGTGAAATTCGGCTGCCGCTGCGAGAACCGTTTCGCATCTCCTCCGGTGAAGTCACCGAACGGCGCATCACGTTGCTCGAATTGCGTGATGTGGATGGGGTGACGGTGTGGAGCGAAGGGGTGGCTGGTGAACTCCCCAATTACAGCCCTGAGGCCATCGACACGGCATGGATCGCGATCACCAACTGGGTGGCGCCGCGGGTATTGGGGCGCGAGTTCGCACATCCGCGTGACGTCTTCCCCGCCCTTGAAGCCGACTTCCGCGGCAACATGATGGCCAAGGCCGCCGTGGAGATGGGATTGTGGGTACTCGAAGCGCAGCGGCGCGGTGTGCCGCTGGCCTCGCTACTCGGCGGCACACGCGATGCCATTGCCACCGGCATTTCTCTTGGTATTCAATCGTCGCCGGAGCGACTCGTCGCCAAGGCACAGGCAGCCATCGCCGAAGGCTATCGCAAGGTGAAGATCAAGATCGCCCCCGGTCAGGACATCGCCTATGTCCGCGCGGCACGGGAAGCCTTGCCGGATGCGCCGCTCATGGCTGATGCCAACAATGCCTACACGCTCGACGATCTCGATCTGCTCGCGGAACTCGATGCCTTCGATCTGATGATGATCGAACAGCCATTGGCCTGGGACGATCTCGTACAACACGCCACACTGCAGCAGCGTCTTCGCACGCCGGTGTGCCTGGATGAATCCATCACGTCTCTCGATCGTGCACGGGACATGGTCACGTTGGGCGCCGGCCGCATTGTGAACATCAAACCCGGACGTGTTGGTGGGTTTGCGAGCTCCTTGGCCATTCATGACTACTGCTTCGCGCAGGGCATTCCGGTATGGTGTGGTGGCATGCTCGAAAGTGGCGTCGGCCGCGCCTGCAACGTGGCCCTGGCTTCGCTACCCGGCTTCACCAAACCAGGTGATCTCTCACCGAGTGCGCGCTATTGGTCACAGGATGTCGTCACACCGGAATGGACCATGACCAATGATGGCATGGTGCCTGTTCCTCTCCATGCACCAGGACTCGGTGTGTCCGTGGACGTCGATCGTATCGACAATCTGACGGTTCGGCGCGTGGTGCTGCACTGA
- a CDS encoding APC family permease gives MNEPRSLRRTLGFTDLLLLGIGTVIGSGIYLVPSVVLRETGMRPGVALAVWTVGGVLSLLGALTYAELGAAKPDAGGLYSYLRDAFGPLPAFLYGWTMFFIIASGSIATLAVAFSSYLGQLVTLSPLGARVTSVVLILLLAAINVRGTRNSANLQNFTTVAKVVGLLALAGVLITLGKASSTERIDIASPELTMTGIGGAMIAVLWAYEGWQYVTFSAGEARDPQREFPRAISMATAALVAIYLVANIGYVAALGPEGVAGSERVAAQSVAWVLGTAAGNAVGALILISILSAANGLFLTTPRMFFAMARDGVFFRRLADVHPRFETPAFAIGAIAVWSIVLALTGTFQQLLTYVVFTGWGFYALGGVAVFALRRRAPNMPRPFRVPGYPVTPILFVLAAVALVLNTMITQPSRAAVGLGAVLLGAPVYYLWRRRSGYS, from the coding sequence ATGAATGAGCCCCGCAGTCTCCGACGTACGCTGGGATTCACCGACCTTCTGCTGCTCGGTATCGGTACGGTCATCGGGTCCGGTATCTATCTCGTGCCGAGTGTCGTATTGCGAGAAACCGGCATGCGGCCAGGAGTTGCGCTGGCCGTATGGACTGTCGGTGGTGTGCTCTCGTTGCTCGGCGCGCTGACGTACGCGGAGCTCGGCGCCGCCAAGCCGGACGCCGGAGGACTGTACAGCTACCTGCGCGACGCCTTCGGTCCGCTGCCCGCGTTCCTGTATGGCTGGACCATGTTCTTCATCATCGCCTCGGGATCCATCGCCACACTCGCCGTGGCGTTCTCCAGCTATCTCGGCCAGTTGGTGACCTTGTCGCCACTCGGCGCTCGCGTCACGTCGGTGGTGCTCATTCTCCTGTTGGCCGCCATCAATGTGCGTGGCACACGAAACAGTGCCAATCTGCAGAATTTCACGACGGTGGCGAAGGTCGTCGGACTGCTGGCACTCGCCGGCGTGCTGATCACCTTGGGGAAAGCGTCGAGTACAGAGCGGATAGACATCGCATCCCCTGAGCTCACGATGACCGGCATCGGTGGAGCGATGATCGCCGTGCTGTGGGCATATGAAGGGTGGCAGTATGTCACCTTCTCAGCCGGTGAAGCGCGCGATCCGCAACGGGAGTTTCCGCGCGCCATCAGCATGGCGACGGCGGCGTTGGTCGCGATCTATCTCGTCGCCAATATCGGGTATGTGGCGGCGCTTGGGCCGGAAGGCGTGGCAGGCAGTGAACGCGTGGCAGCGCAGTCCGTGGCCTGGGTACTCGGCACGGCAGCCGGCAATGCCGTTGGCGCATTGATTCTGATTTCCATTCTCAGTGCCGCGAACGGGCTCTTTCTCACGACACCGCGCATGTTCTTTGCGATGGCGCGTGACGGCGTGTTCTTTCGCCGCCTGGCGGATGTGCATCCGCGATTCGAAACTCCCGCATTCGCCATCGGTGCGATCGCCGTATGGTCGATCGTGCTGGCCCTCACCGGCACGTTCCAACAATTGCTCACCTACGTGGTGTTCACGGGCTGGGGGTTCTATGCACTCGGCGGCGTGGCGGTGTTCGCCTTGCGCCGCCGCGCCCCGAATATGCCGCGCCCATTTCGTGTGCCAGGATATCCGGTTACGCCGATTCTCTTTGTGCTCGCAGCAGTGGCACTCGTACTGAACACCATGATCACGCAGCCGTCGCGCGCGGCGGTTGGTCTCGGCGCCGTACTGCTTGGCGCGCCAGTGTACTACCTGTGGCGTAGGCGTTCAGGATACAGTTGA
- a CDS encoding c-type cytochrome, translating into MTSAVTRVLRLSSVVMLPVAFGACNWFTDFKTQPSIKPWEPVSQLESDTTTPPRGQPVGSVPVQGMTVAAFQISYAPTMQAVDSFSVVPNPHLVTEASIENGRKHYQINCAVCHGMAGDGNGGLKKVNAAYGFSPSLLTPQALGRTDGYLYGMIRNGRGLMPSYNRIEDQDRWDVVNYLRALQGQGAIKADTTLIGYPGQNGTTVPRASATAPTRPSPFVRPTQTPTPGSPNINSATFKGNNEFDTMRKLHVGPPAEHGTPKEKHE; encoded by the coding sequence ATGACTTCTGCCGTCACACGCGTGCTGCGTCTGTCGTCCGTGGTGATGCTGCCGGTGGCCTTTGGCGCCTGCAACTGGTTCACGGATTTCAAGACTCAGCCCAGCATCAAGCCGTGGGAGCCGGTCTCGCAGCTCGAGTCCGACACCACCACCCCGCCGCGCGGTCAGCCGGTGGGCTCGGTGCCGGTGCAGGGCATGACGGTCGCCGCCTTCCAGATCAGCTACGCCCCCACCATGCAGGCGGTCGACTCGTTCTCGGTCGTGCCGAATCCGCATCTGGTGACCGAAGCGTCGATCGAAAACGGTCGGAAGCATTACCAGATCAACTGCGCGGTCTGCCACGGCATGGCGGGCGATGGCAACGGTGGCCTCAAGAAGGTCAACGCGGCATACGGCTTCAGCCCGAGCCTGCTCACGCCGCAGGCACTGGGTCGCACCGACGGATACCTGTACGGCATGATCCGGAACGGTCGTGGTTTGATGCCGAGCTACAACCGCATCGAAGATCAGGACCGCTGGGACGTGGTGAACTACCTCCGTGCACTGCAGGGTCAGGGCGCCATCAAGGCGGATACCACTCTGATCGGCTATCCGGGCCAGAACGGCACCACGGTGCCGCGGGCCTCGGCTACGGCGCCCACGCGGCCGTCGCCGTTCGTTCGCCCGACGCAGACCCCCACCCCTGGGTCGCCGAACATCAATTCGGCCACCTTCAAGGGCAACAATGAGTTCGACACCATGCGCAAGCTGCACGTCGGTCCGCCGGCTGAGCATGGCACGCCCAAGGAGAAGCACGAGTGA
- a CDS encoding DUF3341 domain-containing protein — protein sequence MRGVTGAFHELDTTVAAIEDLKKKRLGDVTVYSPTIRHELDHAIDAPVSVVRRFTLVGGLLGVSFGYWIAIWSSNYWPLVVGGKAFASWIPYTIIGFEVMVLVGALSTVAGMFINSRIPRLTTTTGYDARFSGGYFGIFIACDAAKADQAEALLREHGAAEVRREA from the coding sequence ATGCGCGGCGTAACTGGCGCGTTTCATGAGCTCGACACCACGGTGGCGGCCATCGAGGATCTGAAGAAGAAGCGCCTCGGTGATGTCACGGTGTATTCGCCGACCATTCGGCATGAGCTCGATCATGCGATCGACGCCCCCGTCTCCGTCGTCCGGCGTTTCACGCTGGTCGGCGGCCTGCTCGGGGTGAGCTTCGGCTACTGGATCGCGATCTGGTCGTCGAACTACTGGCCGCTCGTTGTGGGCGGCAAGGCGTTCGCCTCGTGGATCCCCTACACGATCATCGGCTTCGAAGTGATGGTGCTGGTCGGTGCACTGTCCACGGTGGCCGGTATGTTCATCAACTCGCGTATTCCGCGCCTCACCACCACCACCGGATATGACGCCCGCTTCTCGGGTGGTTACTTCGGCATCTTCATCGCTTGCGACGCTGCCAAGGCCGACCAGGCAGAAGCCCTGCTGCGTGAACACGGTGCAGCGGAGGTGCGGCGTGAAGCCTGA
- the nrfD gene encoding NrfD/PsrC family molybdoenzyme membrane anchor subunit: protein MASVAHPVREGIRGPNIASADVQLPAVRDYEQVDRDIIATLGFTKKWFLGLSIAVLAMLIGASSWIYQIYWGLGQAGYEPPVMWGNYIITFVFWVGIGHAGTLISAILYLFRAGFRTSIYRAAEAMTVFAVMTAGLFPIIHIGRPWKFFWLIPYPNWRLLWPNFKSPLVWDVFAISTYLTISTTFLFIGLIPDIAVLRDKETNPMRKRILSILSLGWRNSDREWRHFAKAYLFLAAFSTPLVLSVHSVVSFDFAMALTPGWHASIFPPYFVAGAIFSGFAMVWTIAIPMRKWFKLEHYITLNHLDATAKVVLFTSLVVGSAYMIEFFIAWYSSVRAEQEFFWNRVFGQWWWAAWTLLLCNMAMPMSLWSQKLRRNPTWLFILSLFINLGMWFERFVIVVPSLSHEFEPWQWGHYTVSWVDMSFLVGSFGWFFMWFLLFVKQLPVMAIAELKEIVAPRVKHAHGHGHDHHHAGGHE, encoded by the coding sequence ATGGCATCCGTCGCACATCCGGTGCGTGAGGGCATCCGTGGGCCGAACATCGCGTCGGCCGACGTGCAGCTCCCCGCGGTCCGTGATTACGAGCAGGTCGATCGCGATATCATCGCCACCCTGGGATTCACCAAGAAGTGGTTCCTGGGGCTGTCGATTGCCGTGCTCGCCATGCTCATTGGCGCATCATCCTGGATCTACCAGATCTACTGGGGACTGGGGCAGGCGGGTTACGAACCGCCGGTGATGTGGGGCAACTACATCATCACGTTCGTTTTCTGGGTCGGTATCGGTCACGCCGGTACACTGATCTCCGCCATTCTGTATCTCTTCCGCGCCGGCTTCCGGACCTCGATTTATCGAGCCGCTGAAGCCATGACGGTGTTCGCCGTCATGACGGCAGGTCTCTTCCCGATCATTCACATCGGGCGTCCGTGGAAGTTCTTCTGGCTGATTCCGTATCCGAACTGGCGCCTGTTGTGGCCGAACTTCAAGTCGCCGCTGGTGTGGGACGTCTTCGCCATTTCGACGTATCTCACCATCTCGACCACGTTCCTCTTCATCGGCTTGATTCCCGACATCGCGGTGCTCCGCGACAAGGAAACCAACCCGATGCGGAAGCGGATCCTCAGCATCCTCTCGCTCGGCTGGCGTAACAGCGACCGCGAGTGGCGTCACTTTGCGAAGGCGTACCTGTTCCTCGCCGCCTTCTCGACGCCGCTGGTACTCTCGGTGCACTCGGTCGTTTCCTTCGACTTCGCCATGGCGCTGACGCCGGGCTGGCACGCCTCGATCTTCCCGCCGTACTTCGTCGCCGGTGCCATCTTCTCCGGCTTCGCGATGGTGTGGACGATTGCCATCCCGATGCGGAAGTGGTTCAAGCTCGAGCACTACATCACGCTCAACCACCTCGACGCCACGGCCAAGGTCGTGCTGTTCACGTCGCTCGTGGTGGGCTCGGCGTACATGATCGAGTTCTTCATCGCCTGGTACAGCAGCGTGCGGGCGGAGCAGGAGTTCTTCTGGAACCGCGTGTTCGGTCAGTGGTGGTGGGCGGCCTGGACGCTGCTCCTGTGCAACATGGCGATGCCCATGTCGCTCTGGTCGCAGAAGCTCCGCCGCAACCCGACCTGGCTGTTCATCCTGTCGCTGTTCATCAACCTCGGCATGTGGTTCGAGCGCTTCGTCATCGTGGTGCCGTCGCTCTCCCACGAGTTCGAGCCGTGGCAGTGGGGTCACTACACGGTGAGCTGGGTCGACATGTCGTTCCTCGTCGGCTCGTTCGGTTGGTTCTTCATGTGGTTCCTGCTGTTCGTGAAGCAGTTGCCCGTGATGGCCATCGCGGAGCTCAAGGAAATCGTGGCCCCGCGCGTCAAGCACGCCCACGGACATGGTCATGACCATCATCATGCTGGGGGGCACGAGTAA